Genomic segment of Drosophila ananassae strain 14024-0371.13 chromosome 2L, ASM1763931v2, whole genome shotgun sequence:
CTCGTCTCCTGATAGGGCCATGACCCCGCCTCCCCCTATTGGCCTACACCCACCCAAGCCAAGCTCCTAACAACCCATCGGATAGGTTTGGCCCGGCACGCTTGTGCAAACAAAACGCCGCTGTTTGTGTTCCTACATGCGCTGACAATATCGCAACAATGTCGGTCGACAACATCCACAGAACAACAAGCGGTGCTCCCACCTCTGGCCAAAAGGAAATCCACCCGAAAAAATGCGCAAAATcaaatggcaaacaaaaagttcatcatgaaaatttgtaaataGTGTTcacaaagagaaataatatcaTGGTCAATCTGATACTGCTTTTTTGGTAACGAATGATAACTTTTTTCATAAGACTTGTGCggtttaattaatattttccatataaaTTTCAGATTCTATGAAATGACATTTCTAtgaagaatatatttttttcgggATATTTGAAATatgaaatcaaataaaatatatatctttctAGGCATCTGTACCTTTGCTCGTTAAATTCAACTTTTTTCTGGTATTTGCTTATATGTTTATTATGAATTACTATGAATATTACTTTATAAATTACTTTTTCGTTTATTTTGGATAAgtttatacattttatatattcaaaaGAATCATTTTCCACAGTGCGACCATGTAAACAATTGGCGAAATGACACTAATGGCAGCTCTACTTTTGCATACCCCCAAGTCTTTGGTCTCGAGCTGCCAAGACACAAAAACGTTGGCAGATGCAATAAAAGGCCAATAACAATgcaataatcataataataacaacCGCAAACCAGTCAGTCGGCAAACGTTGTCGCCgcaatagcaacagcaacaacaagcacAATCGCAATCACAATCACACCGACCGGCAGGCAGCAGTAGCAACAGTGGCAACAGTTGCTGCTGCACTATCAGCAATAAAAGTTGTAACAATTATCATTTGAAAGTGCATTGTTCCAGTTGTCAGATGCGACGCTTAAGTAgctgcaacaacagcaaacaGACATGCCTCCAACTGCAGACCCGTGCCGTCAAAAGCAGCGGCAGtgagcagcaacaaaaaaccaccacaacagcaacagcaatagcaatagcaacagcagcaacatcaatgTCTACGTCAGCGGATTGCAGAATTAATATTCACAATCCGCagcaattgcaatttgttgaAGAAACAATGAAGCGTTGCTGCTGCCGCGCCACAATAAAGCAAAAGAAATATTTCACATATTGTGGCATAAATTTGAAAACGATAATCGCTGGAGAATATCAATTAGTTTGATGGGTGTTTGTATGTGCGTGGGGGTGTGGGACTCAAGTCTTAAGTAAGTCTTTGTTTAATGTGGAGCAGGCTCTTATAATGAGTTATCCATTCGACTTCGAATGATATACGACCGTGATGAGGATGCATTTCCCCAACGGTCTTTGAATATTAATGGCACTTGCCAGTTTCGATGATAAATGCAAGCTGTTTTTGCTTCAGAGTTCACATAATTGGGCCTTGAACGAAAATAATCAATCAGTTTTATCTGTGTTTTTGGGAGCCCCCAGCGTATTGCTCCGCATATCTAACCATTTCATAAAGCCTGCTGTCACCAGGACacaaatgcaattaaaacCAATACCAAGCAATTAGCCCAATGGCCATAACCTGTCTGCCGCTCTCCAGTGGCTCGGCTCCGTCTCCCCGGTGGCTTTTAATAATGCAACCACATAAATCTTTTCATTAAAGTTCAATTAATCAACAGCCTTCCTGTCACTGCGCATAAATCTCATAAtgcacccacccacacaccaCATGTACTGGCTCAAATGTGTTTGTTGCTGTATGCCTTCTTGTGCTCCAAATGCAGACACGGATGCTGGGTGTTGCATGTTGGATATCCTGCTATATGTGCTCGGAGGCAAAGCACATGGGTGCATGCACCCAGTTCCCAGCTCCCAGCCCATTCAAGTTATTTGTCACCATTTCTCTATTCAATTCCCACCCACTCTCCTGGCTCTCCTTGCGACTGCCCAAACAAATCTGCTGTAGTTACAACGAAATTTGCCACGCCCACGGCTTAGATACCTTCCGATGCCGCCTCTTACCGCCTCGGTCTTAGCCTAATATGCAAGCTGCCAGGTAGTAACAATGCCTGGCAACAAACACTTGCATTCGAGGTGGCTGCGTGATCATTTCAAgcgttaaaaaaataatcctaATGGTAGTCCTCAAAGAAATTCATTCTGAAATGAAAATTCTGaaatataacaaataatatttcccattttatattgttatttatttagctAGTTTTCAAAGAATATTTTACTAAAGCTTTAGCTCTTTTAGAAACTTTTCTAAGCTTAACTTGTTCGTTTTAAGCACCTACTGGTTAGTTGCAATTAACAGGCCATTGAGTTAAGTCCCAACCAGAATTTGCCATCAACGTGTCACGCAGACTGCTGGAATCTCTCGGATTAGATGGCACAACGACCCAGGAACGATCTGACCGCCAATGGCTCCATGTTTGATTACGATTGCCTCTCGAACAACAGCCGTGGCCCGTTGGGGCGCATGAATGGAGGCTGGCAGGTGCATGGCATGGGCGTGTTATTGTTTGTGTTTCTGCTGGGCAATTAACAAGCAATAAAAGCATGCAGCCAGTAACCCAGAAGCCGTTTTGGCCAACACCCGAGAGAGCCGGTGGGGGGGTATATGACATAGCATGCTTAGTGCTCTCCTTGTGCAATTAACCCAGGGACTTTGCAACGCCTTATTGAATAAACGACCATCGCGGTCTGATTGATTCCGTGGCACGTCTTGGACCTGAACTTTTGCCAACGAGCTGCTGCACTTTGAATGCCAAATGAGACGGTACGACGACACCTGCACTGGTCGAGTTGTTTTTCGCGTTTTatgaatgaatgaaaaaaaacTTGAGTCACTCGCCGCCAGAATCGCGTGGGTGGTCCGCCCCAGCAAAAGGCCAGCAAATGCAAATGCCCAAAAGCGCCAAAAACTGCAGTGTGGGTAACGACAAAAAcaacgccagcagcagcagcaaaagtGTTACACGACTTTACGAGCGCATTCATTGACTGCAAATCAAAACGTGCGCCACGCCAACGCCAACATCATCCACGTCCACATTggaacactgaaaaaaaaaaacatttaaaataagGGAACACAACAAAGTTTACAGATATTTAAAGTATAGGCCTAGGGTGGTATACAGCCCTCAAGTGTATAATTTAGTAAacgaatttattttaatatttaataataattttttaaagttagtaGTTGTCAATTTTTTTAGTGCTAGCACCTCGAATTCATCTTGAACGGCAAGTTGAACGCCAACGCCAATGGCAATTACCAGGTGACTGCTAACTGGCAAGGTTATGGCTCACACAGAATCGCCGCGCAAATGCTTGGCATACCgcacttacacacacacacacattagtAAAATACCTTATggcattacgcatacgcactGTATTCCAAGCCAAAAGgtacacttttttctgtttcatttttgctttttgtttgaGCGCATTAAGAAGAACagcaattttaaattattgagTGTGAAGCATTTAACATTTCAGAACGGACTTCTCTTAATGGTACCATGGGCTTAACTAGAGATCATTACACAAACAAAGCAAACGTTTTAATAGagaataaattaaatgaaacGTAAGCAGATTGTATTTCATAATCAgaatatttcaaaatcaaattatattttcataaaaatttaaaaaaaagttattttaCATCCACTGTCTGGTCCTCTACTTGTTCAGCGCacagtttaaaaataattgttatTGGGACGGAGTGCACCGCCCTCAGCGTTCACCTCTGGAACGCCCATCCCGGCCCCGGTTCATTCGTGCTGCTCCTCCTGCAGCCGCTTTCGGCGCTAAATGTCACACGCACATAAGCGAAATTATGTGAGGCATTTTTAACGACTGATATGCGCCGGGCGCGATATGGCAAACACTGCACAGCCCGTGGAGCCATAAAAAAAAGGCGACGCGAAATTGAAACTGCCGCCCAAGTTGGCCATTACATGCAAAACCACCCATTCCGGCCCCATCGACTTTAAACGCGGCAAACGCATGGCCGATGTACGTGAGATTGTGCCGCCGTTAATTGGTAAAAATTGGGCAACCTCCGTCACCTCGCCGCCCAAGTACTTATGCGATAATGCgtaaattttaatgaaaactgAAAATGCCCGAATACAAAAAGCAAAAGCGTACTTTTTTCGGGTCGTAAACTCGCACAATGTTGGCGATGAACTTTAGTCCTTTTTGCAATCGCCTGGAAGTTGATTTAATGAAGATTTCACCAAATAGGCCGCTTCACATCGCTGTCTGACGTGTCAGACAAGTATATCCCATATATGTGTGTTTTTGTATTAAGATTTAGATATTGGAGTATATGGGTTTGGAACGTGACCCATTATGTGCGTGGAATCTTAATAGCAAAGTTCTATTAGGAATATTTTAAAGAGTAAATTATGAGTTATAGAGGGATATCTATAAAAGGctttgttttaaattaataagagTATTTTAGAAGAAAATGTTTATCTTCTCTGGATATTTTTTAGTTAAGCCTCTAATGGTTTGATTATCTAACCACAACAGGATGCAGGCAAAATTGTTTAGAAAGTACACAGCCACCAAATCATGAAAACCGCAATCATAAATCTTTGTTTGATGCCATCACCTCCCCCTTTAGATacttaatttccatttttaacAATGGAGGTGCTGAGGCAAATATCGAACACAATGGTTTGTTACAACATGACCACACACAAGCCTTTTCGCGCCAAGAAATGCCAAAGCAAACACCCCAGACCGTATGCCTAATTATGCAACAATATGTGGCTTGAAAGATGACTCTCTCCACATCTCCTGATGGCGAACAAGCATATCCTTTTTTAGCCAAATTAAGCACAACATCGGCCCAAAAAAGCTACACATGAAATTATGAACAACAAGCAAACAAACGCAACACGATAGCGAAATTATGAACGTGATTAATTCATAGATGGTGGCGCTTGGCCATTGTTTTTGGCCATGTTGCAGTGGGAGACGGCGGCACGATCCACGACAATAGCCAGCCGTGGCCTGCAGTTGACATCCACGAACGTTGTGGCCAAAAAGCTAAATATGATTATGTGCGCTCGATTTAATCTCAGTCGATTCGGCTCTGGTCAACTTCCCTCCTTCGATGCCAATCCCAGGCTTAAGTCGTTgctattttattgatttttttttggtttctttagttttatttttgtcggTGGAAGTGTGTGCAACATATGCGATCCGTTGCTGTGGCAGCCAGGCACATTAAAAATGAAGAGATTTTCCTTGAAAATAATGCCTGCGTATGGTTTTGGTCAAAACGACATTGTgctcaaaattgaaaatccaAAATCGTAAAAAAATTGCACCAACACATTGGCACGAGAAGCGTGAGTAAATCCCTGCCGCCCACTCCTCGTCAGTGTCCCCCACGCAGACTTGTGTATAAATTGGGGTAAAGTATtagaattaataatttatacttatattaataattcaacaatttaaaaatttaataaattttctatttcctttttatgacttacatattaaaaattgtttcttaaaatgtagatttttttaaatggttCGAATCTTTTCTTTTTACCATGACTGTATGGATACTGGCAGACAGTCTAAGACATTAAAAGTAGCTGGCGGATTACAGTCGTCAGTACAGTAGCCTTAGTCTGAtaaagagttaaaaaaaacgGAAAGCCGAAGAAAAAATTGGCTACTTAATTTggtaataacaataattacgCTTGACTGACTAAACGCTGACCAGAGgcaatttaataataaaaagacaaGAGCCGAGTAATCTATGAATTctctaaaaaaatttaaaggtaTAAGGAATTGGTTATAAGTAAaggaaaactaattaaaaatacatacatatttaagTGGATAAttagttttagtttaaatACTATTGTAAGTACTTTAACTCAAATAATATTGTGATACTTTTTAAcctaaaatgaatttatattttagGTTACCAAGACATTAATTAACACATTAagtgtttataattttatttatatttcatttaaaGACTAACTCCAATATGAAATCCTAAAAAGAGTATTAAAGTATCGTTACCTTACTTGAATTCCTTCTctgttttcaattaaaacgTTTATAGATAatcaattaataattttaagcCTCTTTGACAACAAAAAACTGGCTGGTGCCACAAGTTGCCACCGTTGCCAGCACTGCCATGGTGGTGCCACCGACTGACTCAACTGCTCCACGCTCAATTAGGTGCAAAGACATCTCGGCTGGCTGCCCAGAGTTCGATGCAGTTGAGGATTTCGCAGTTGATCATATTTATTGGCTTTGCGATTAGGCTCGGCGGACTcaactcgactcgactcggCGTCTTGCCTCTGGCCTAATTGGGGGATCTAAACTTGAATATTGATGACGGTGTCGgatcgacaaaaaaaaaacatacatatacaATCCAAAATGCTTTACAATTGTTGTTGCTACCCGTGTTGTTTGATATTTAtcgtatttaatttttcaatgaGCCCCGTTGCTGATCGGCTGCTCTGGCTATTTTTGGAGAATTTCACGTACGAGACTCATAATTCGTGCGATAATTTACACAAAATTAGGCAACTGTCTAGCCAGCGAACCATTTAAAGCTATTGGAGCACTCGATGTGTTTCCCACGCCAATTAGAATTACACGAATCGATCCGAGTTCAATTGACTCGAAGAGACTCTCGAGGTCTTTCAGACAATTTCCAAAGGAAATTGGAGAATTCAATTTACGCCCTGCAAATGGTCCAAAAATTTAACATCACCTTCTATTCCGCGTTGTATCGTTTTCTTTTTATGACAAACTGCCGCCGCTGTCCATAATTTGTATTAACAAAACTTTTGCCATAAAATGTCCAAAGTGAAACCCATAAAAAGCGACATTGTCGGTGCggtcaaatataattaatgtGGGGCAAGTTTATTCTTCTTGCGGTTTATCTTCCCCTCGAATCTCTGACTATACTGGCCTTCCTTCTTGCTTCGAAAAGGCAATTAAAAGTCTAATTATAATGCCATTAGACGGACGGCAAGTGCTAAATGCTCAGGTAGTATTCAAGTAtcataaataaaagtattcaaTCTTGATATCCGATTTTCTGAATAATTGGCTTATAAAAACAGGTCAGCTGTTAAAGTTTCAAACAATTAATAAGTGGTCTTAAATGGAGAACAGGAAGAAGGTTAGGTTATCCTTTTTTATACCCCGTACTTTATATCATTGTATTTGTAATTACCTCTCAGCTTCCTGGAATTATATTTCACTTAACACTTTGAAATAAAATTCCTCAAAATTaagtataaaaaaattcattttggTAAAAATTTCAAGGTTTCTCACAATGACTACGCACTTTTACTACCCAAACAAGGAACTCCAGGATGAATTGACATGCATATCCAAGGCCCTAGTGGCTCCTGGAAAAGGAATCCTGGCAGCTGATGAGTCCAGTTCGGTGATGGGAAAGCGATTTCAACTAATTGGCGTGGAGAACACTGAGGAAAATCGCCGGATATACCGACAAATGTTATTTACCACCGATCCAAAGATATCTGAGAATATTTCCGGCGTGATCTTTTACCATGAAACATTGCACCAAAGGACAGATGACGGTGTACCTTTCGTAGAGGTCCTGAAAAAGAAGGGCATCCTGACAGGGATTAAGGTGGACAAGCACTTCACCCCGCTCTTTGGCTCCGAGGATGAGTATACCACCCAAGGACTTGATGATCTAGCCAACCGGTGTGCCCAGTACAAGAAGGAGGGCTGCAGCTTTGCCAAATGGCGTTGTGTACTAAAGATTTCGAAAAACACCCCATCACCACAGGCCATTCTCGAAAACTCAAATGTCCTGGCCCGGTATGCGGCCATTTGCCAGTCACAGCGTCTAGTGCCCATAATAAGTCCTGAAATTCTGGCTACCGGCGATCACGATCTGGACCGGTGTCAGAAGGTTACCGAAATCCTACTCACAGGCGTTTACAAAGCCCTAAGCGAGCACCACGTCTTTTTGGAGGGGACTCTGCTGCAACCCAGTATGGTTACACCAGGCCTGCAAAGTAATAAAAATCATCCACCTTCAGACATCGGACTGGCAACAGTACTTTCCATTCGACGGACAGTGCCGCCCGCAGTACCTGGTAAGAATTTACAAAAGCTTGAAGTTTAACTGAATAAGAtttgattttataaaaatttattttatttcaggaGTCCTTTTTTGTTCCGGTACCCAATCGGAGGAGGAAGCCACTGTCTATTTGAATGCCATTAACAATGTGCCTCTGTGCAAGCCCTGGGCCATGAGTTTCGCCTTCGACCGGGCGTTGCAAACTTCGATTTTGCGCACTTGGGGTGGCAAAAAGGAGCAGATTACTCATGCCCAAAACGAGCTTCTCAAACGCTGCAAGGTTAGTATGTAGAAGTCAACATTTGTCTAGTAAACTGACCACTTTTCGCCCCAATCCCTTTAGGCCAACAGTCTCGCTTGCATTGGCAAATATGTTCATGGGTCTATTGAAAGTTCAGCGGGCACCGAGAGACTCTTACTGGAGGCTATTGAATTCTGAGAGAAGCCTTGATTTGAAATTCAATATTTGGCTCAACCATTATcattaaacaatttaaaaatttttcttcaaattaaaatttaaagcaatttCATTTAGACTACATTTATATTGGTacataaattttttgtcaaataaataatattatccttctgtttattttatgaaaatttcacgaaaaagctaaaaaatatgttattctaagattttctttataatctgatgaaaattggccCAGATGTAGACATCACTGGAGCCCATAATGTCCTTCCACGCATGTTTaacaatttttgaaggggacccccttgaaaatttaacgaaaaagccaaaaaatattttgttctaagattttgatgcagaacgatggAGAATCGCTCtccaaatcgtttaaggtattcccctTAAGAATTGGATGAAAATTTACCAAGGTAGAGACATCGCTGGGGTCCATAATGTCCTTCCATGCcttttttgaaggggatccccctgAAAATTTCAcgaaaaagctaaaaaatatgttttaagattttgatgcagaacgatggAGAATCGCTCTGGGGATTGGCCGAGGTATAGTTAttttttcttagattttgatgcagaattgtgGATGATCGATTTACAAACCATTGAATGTACTCCGATTCAGAATGGGATATAAATTGGCCATGCAAATGTACAACAAATCTTAAAAATAGCATCTGGATTTTGTACAGATTAATGAGGAATTGATTTACAGAACCTTCTACGTTTTTATTGATTGCATTATTGtaataattgtttattttttttaccaaaGGCCTTTTTTATGGTGTTCCATGTGTGGTGGCCTTAAAGTGCTCCCCTATGACTTTTGGTCGACTCTTGACCGCAGGCCGCGTGTTTGATGCCCGCTCGTCAACCTGGACAAGTCGAAATATTGTTAACAAGCCTGCAAAGAGCAACATGACTCTTGGAGTGAAGTGTCGGCTTAATCCGCGGAGATTACCAGACGACCGAGCGACACGCAGCTGCGTTTGGAGCTCGACTGCAGCTTAATTAACGCAAGCGCatgccaaaaaccaaaacgaCGACCAAGTGCAACACCAATAGTAGCTCAGGCAactgccacagcaacagcaacatgaACAGCACAAGCAACACCAGCAGTAACATCAACCCCGGGCTGAGTGTTTCGACTTAATCATGCGGTTCAGAGCCGCTCAGACCGGTGTCATGTTGTCGGCAAATTAGTCAGGCTGCTTGGCAAAGCAGAGGAATCGCGATTGGTGGCGTTTCGAGAGGAGGCGGAGAGCTACACCAAATCgcaataattaaaattaaagcagTCACTAAGTTATAGCGTCGCCTTTGGCTGCACCTCCAGCTCCACCCAGTTGTCACGCACAGAAAATTTAAACCAAGCCAAAGGAGTTTTAATAAAAGCAAATGGGTAAGGCTCTGCAGCTTATTTTGGATTAGTTTTTTAGCAAAAGCACCTAGATGTTTAAGTAATTAGGAGGATATCACTTAAGCATTTTTATTTACTGAATAGttggttatatttttaaacaaatatacTTAATTAACTTTTAAACACCCAATGAATTTAGGGTAAATTTCAACCTGCCTTTATCTCGTATAAATTTTAGTCCTTTCACCTGGAGCATCGTGCAAAGTTTCGTGGTTAATGCATCCGCCGTGTATCCCGGAGCCGTGAGATTGTTTCTCCGGGACTACAACTCCGCCATGCTCCCTCTCCCCCATCGCGAATTTAATTCTCCGTCCCAATCAGGCCAACGCATACATGTTAACATGACATGTCATGTTAATTGGGCCCCTGTATACATGTACTTGTTCATGACAGTGTATGGGTCTGTGTGTCCGttgtttgtgtgtttgtgcAAATTGCCATTATGCTCATGTTTGCTTAATATGTGCCGCACAACACCCACCAAGTTCCGCTCGATTCCAGCGTTTTCAGGGATTCCAGGCAGCACGCGACGCGTCAAGCCAATTAAAGCCAAATTATGGCAGCGCTTTTTAAATCACATGCATCGCTCGCCGCTTGTCAGTCACTCAATCACTCAGTTACTCATTTGCTCAGTTCGTCGCCTATTCAATCACTCAGTCGCTTGCTCATTTACTCAATCAGCGGTTTCAATTTGGCGCTGAAGATTTATAGGCGTGCCGGCCACTAATGTGGCTAGCAGAAAAAATACACAGAGAATAATTTCAAAAGAATGttgaaatatataatataaaatattatttgggttagatatttaaattaatgcATATGTCAAGCAATGGttttaaattgtaaaaatgtattgtgatattattttttattttttttttttggtgtatgaaaataaaaaagttaaataaaaaccACAAATGCAGATACGACTACTAAACTGTTAGCAAAATGTGGCTCTTTTGCCGGAGGCACGCGTTTATAAGAGACTTCCAAACTCGCAACAGATCAAAGCCAAATAGCCGACAAACTTCGAACCCGATTTTAGTTGGTCTTTAACGAGATTTCGATTTCCACTTGCCAGCTGCCAACTGGCAAGTGCCGGCGGTTGGCCATAAACGAGTTAGCGACAAGTGGGAGTGGGTCCGAAAGCCAGGCGGCAAAAGCGGCGGCATAATTAGAAAAATGCAAGCCGGCGAGGCCGTGGCGCCAAAGTTTAATTCACAGCCCCGGACGGACCGGGCACAAATCACTCAGCTGTCAAACGCTTGTTTTGATTAATTTGGTGTTAATGCCGCCGACCGCACAGATCCTGTCCCGTTCAATCCGTCCGGCAATTAATGTGGCCTGGTCTTTGGTTGGTCCGCTGGCCACTTGGCCAAACTTGGTCATGAAGCGTGAAAAATGCTTGGCCCCGAGCTGGGAAGCTAGGCAGCTGGGGAGCCGAGAAGTTGAGGATGCGACTTGTGTTAATTGAAAGTTTCGGCCTGGCCATATAAAGTGAGGAAGCCAAAATCCTCCGCACCACACTCAAGCTCGGACACACGACTTTGATTTCGATTTGGTTGTCTGCTGATAGCCAAAATGTTGCCAACTCGCCTGGCCATAAACGGCAGCACACGCGTCGTCGTGTGGCAGATGGCAGGACGAATGCCGGAGTGGCAAGAATCGGTGGCAAGTTTCGCTTTTGGCCTTACTTGATTTCTTGGTTTCGCTTTCCATGTGCGCCACATCATCAGGCCAAAAGTAAGAGGTGTTTAAAATGCTAATTTGGGCAATGCCACCAATCGAATCACGTACAGTTGTCTCCATTTCTCACATGACTAATGAAGCCTGTTTTGGAAAAATGTCAATTAAAAAGAGCAAAGTTTAAAAGAATGCTATTAAAAAGTGTAAAGCATAATATCTTCTTAGCttcattataatttatattactATTAACTCTATAAGCTTTGTAATAACATAAACTCCATCTATTTAATTTTGAGTTTATAGGTTTCCTTAATAAAAAAACGATATTCTTAAATTGACAATGAGAACAGAGGCTTTTCccatatttttcattttgaatTTCCGAATGAATGTAAGCCCCAAGGGCCTAGGTTTCCATCATTTTAATGAATCATATTATCATCATGAAAATGACCCACTGGGGTATGCAAATAATATTGGTTCGGTTTTTGGATTCCAGTTCCCTTTCAGCTCGAAACTGTCGCCCCATCAACGTGCTTGTTCAGCTGTCACCAATGCAGCTTCCTGGCCAAATGCTACTGACGCTGCTCGCCCCTGGGCTTAAGCGAAATTTGCTATgccaaaatgtcaaaatgtcaatTCGAAAACGTTTAGCAAAAAAAAGTCACTAAAGAGGGAAACGCAGCAGCCAAatgttggcaaaaaaaaactttttggccattgaATGGCCGGCCAGT
This window contains:
- the LOC6503425 gene encoding fructose-bisphosphate aldolase, with amino-acid sequence MTTHFYYPNKELQDELTCISKALVAPGKGILAADESSSVMGKRFQLIGVENTEENRRIYRQMLFTTDPKISENISGVIFYHETLHQRTDDGVPFVEVLKKKGILTGIKVDKHFTPLFGSEDEYTTQGLDDLANRCAQYKKEGCSFAKWRCVLKISKNTPSPQAILENSNVLARYAAICQSQRLVPIISPEILATGDHDLDRCQKVTEILLTGVYKALSEHHVFLEGTLLQPSMVTPGLQSNKNHPPSDIGLATVLSIRRTVPPAVPGVLFCSGTQSEEEATVYLNAINNVPLCKPWAMSFAFDRALQTSILRTWGGKKEQITHAQNELLKRCKANSLACIGKYVHGSIESSAGTERLLLEAIEF